In Oncorhynchus clarkii lewisi isolate Uvic-CL-2024 chromosome 16, UVic_Ocla_1.0, whole genome shotgun sequence, one genomic interval encodes:
- the LOC139368569 gene encoding synaptophysin-like: protein MDVVNQLVATGQFTIIKQPLGFMKILQWIFAIFAFSTCGSYSGMFKMSVECKNRSESDLSIEVEFEYPFRLHQVYFDAPTCKGESPERLFLIGDYSSSAEFFVTVGVFSFLYSMAALSVYVFILEKYREGCKGAQIDFVVTSVFTFFWLVASSAWAKGLSDVKAATDPDKVLLLIEACDEPENRCREVHDPVVSGLNTSVAFGFLNLILWGGNLWFVFKETGWMAAFGGTYAPSQEKAPAPESFAQEGYGQEGYAQQGDAYAGTQGGYQPDYGQGGYTEGGGDYQQGGYEQQPTSFANQM, encoded by the exons ATCTTTGCCATCTTTGCTTTCTCGACATGCGGCAGCTACTCTGGCATGTTCAAGATGAGTGTGGAGTGTAAAAACCGGTCAGAGAGTGACCTGAGCATTGAGGTGGAGTTTGAGTATCCATTCAG GCTACATCAGGTGTACTTCGATGCCCCAACCTGTAAGGGGGAAAGCCCTGAGCGTCTGTTCCTGATCGGAGACTACTCCTCCTCAGCTGAGTTCTTTGTCACCGTCGGTGtcttctccttcctctactcCATGGCAGCCCTTTCTGTGTACGTTTTCATTCTGGAGAAATACCGTGAAGGCTGCAAGGGAGCCCAGATT GACTTCGTTGTGACGTCTGTGTTCACCTTCTTCTGGCTGGTCGCTTCTTCTGCCTGGGCTAAAGGTTTGTCGGATGTGAAGGCAGCCACCGACCCAGACAAGGTCCTCTTACTGATCGAGGCATGCGACGAACCGGAGAACCGCTGCCGTGAAGTCCACGACCCTGTCGTCTCTGGTCTCAACACATCTGTG GCGTTTGGCTTCCTGAACTTGATCCTGTGGGGAGGAAACCTGTGGTTTGTGTTCAAAGAGACCGGCTGGATGGCAGCCTTCGGAGGCACATATGCACCTTCCCAGGAGAAGGCGCCTGCTCCAGAGTCCTTTGCCCAGGAAGGCTATGGGCAAGAGGGCTACGCACAACAGGGGGACGCCTATGCCGGCACCCAGGGAGGTTACCAGCCTGACTATGGCCAGGGTGGCTACACCGAGGGAGGTGGAGACTATCAGCAGGGGGGATACGAACAGCAGCCCACCTCCTTTGCCAATCAGATGTGA